From Candidatus Denitrolinea symbiosum:
GTCCATCTGCTTGCAGGCTTCGTCCGCTTCATGTTTGGACAATGGGCCGGCGTACACCTTCCCGTCGACTCCGTCCTTCGGGCCGGCTTCGGCCTCCGCGAAATCCTTCCCGACGATGACGTACTGATTCGCGAGACGGGCGGCGCGTTCGAGCAGGCGGGAGTGGAGGTAGAACACGTCGCCGGGATAGGCTTCGCGTCCGGGCGGGCGGCGGAGCAGCAGGGAAACCTGTCGGTAGGCCCAGGCGTGTTTCGAGAGGTCGTCATAGATCACCAGCGCGTCGCGCCCGGTCTCCATGAATTCCTCGCCGATGGCGCAGCCCGCGTAGGGAGCAATATACTGAAGGGCGGCGGCTTCGTCCGCCGAGGCGACCACGATGATGGTGTGTTCCATCGCGCCGTGCCGTTCCAGAATACCGAGCGTGCGCGCCACCGCGGCTTTTTTCTGCCCGATGGCAACGTAAATGCAGACGAGGTCCTTGCCCTTCTGGTTGATGATGGTATCAATGGCGAGGGCGGTCTTGCCGGTCTGACGGTCGCCGATGATGAGTTCGCGCTGGCCGCGTCCGACGGGGATCATCGAGTCGATGGACTTGATGCCGGTCTGCACCGGAGTGTCCACGTCCTGGCGATAGACCACGCCCGGGGCGACGCGCTCGATGGGACGGTAGCCGCTGGTCAGAATGGGACCTCTGCCGTCAATCGGCTCGCCCAGCGCGTTGACCACGCGTCCAATCAGCCCGTCTCCCACCGGCACCGAGGCAATACGGCCGGTGGCGCGCACCTGCATACCTTCGGTCACTTCGGCATAATCGCCCATGATGATCACGCCCACGCTGTCTTTTTCCAGGTTGAACGCGATGCCGATGACGCCGTTCGCGAACTGAACCAGCTCCTGCGATCTGACCTGGGTCAGGCCGGAGACGCGCGCGATGCCGTCGCCCGCCTCCGACACCGTCCCGATGTCGGAAACGCCGATCTCTGGCTGGTACGCCTCGATCTGTTTTTGCAGGTCGCTGGTTATTTGTTTGATCAGATCCGTCATTATGCCTCCACACCGCACTGGGTTGCAGGCCTTTATCCGCCTGCCGGATTGGATTACGTACAATTGCCCGGATAGAGACTATCCGGGCGAACCAGGAACTTCCAGGAGACAAAGTCCCCGGCGATATTCTGTTGTTACAAGCCGCTTTTTTTACACAGCCCATTGGTACCAGAACGCACTAATGATAACTGAAACAGGGATGATTGTCTAGTTACAATCATCGCAAATAGCAATTCTTTATATAGAAAACGCTCTCCCCTTGAAGCCGGGAGAATATGGCAAGCGCGCACGGCGAATTGCAAAACGCGCCGGGAAATTTTAACATTGACATCCTCTCCAACCCTTGCCATATCTCCGCGATGTTTTATACTCGCTCTTATTCATTGAGGAGCAACCCATGGAGAACCCTCCCTCACGAAGGCTCAAGCGTTACTGGCGCGTGGCCGTCATCGCCAACATCAAAGACGACAACCAGCCCAAACCCGAGGGCGTCCCCGCCGACGCGTTCGCCGACTTCGACCACATCGAGACCATCCACCACATCCAGCGCGCCATCGAAAGCGACGGACACGAGACCAAATTCCTCATGGCCGACCGCAGCCTGCCGCAGACCGTCCAGGAATATAAACCCGACATCTGCCTCAACATCGCCGAGGGACTCGGCGGGGACGCGCGCGAAGCCCACGTCCCCGCCCTGCTCGAGATGCTGAACATCCCCTATACGGGATCGCGCGTCCTGACCAACGCCATCTCACTGGACAAGACCCTGACGAAGCGCATCTGGCGCGACCGACGCCTGCCCGTCGCGCCGTTCCAGGAATTTCTCACTGGCGACGAACCCCTGCGCCCCGAACTGAAGTTCCCGCTCTTCGTCAAGCCCGCCCGCGAAGGCACCGGCATGGGCGTGGACTCCAAAGCCATCGTCAAGAACGAGCACGAACTGCGCGAGCGCATCCAGTGGGTCGTCAACATGTACCAGCAACCCGCTCTCGTGGAAAATTTCCTCTCCGGGCGCGAGTTCACCGTGGGCGTGATGGGACGCGCCGACGCGAAGCTCTACTCCCGCCATCCCGAATGGTACGACGACAAGGACGGCTTCCACCGCTTCCCCATCCTGGAACTGGACGCCAGCCGCTCCGTCACGCCGCAGATCTATAGTCAGGCCGCGAAAGCCAAGGAAGTCGGCGAAAAAGGCGCGCCCGATTACATCTGTCCCGCCGTCATTGACGCCGACCTCGAAAAGAAACTCAAACACTTCGCCTACCGCGCCCACATCCTGCTCGGCGCGCTGGACGTCTCCCGCACCGACATCCGCCTCGACGACGAGGGCAATCCGCGCTTGATCGAGATCAACACCCTGCCCGGCCTCACCCCCGATTACAGCGATCTCTGCCTGCAAGCCAACGCCGAAGGGATCGCCTACAACGACCTGATCCTCGAGATCCTCTATCTCGCCGCGGGACGCTGGGGACTGCTCGAACCGCGCGAAGCGCCCCTCCGCCATCGCAAATGACCCGCCGGGATTCCAGTCACAGCCTCATGCAAAAACCGACGCCCCGAAAAGTCATCCGCTGGATCGTCCCCTTCGCCGCGCTGCTCGCCTTCGCGGCCTGGATGTCCATCGCGCCGCCCGGCCTGCTCGGCAAAGCCGACGCGGTGGGCTACGCGGTCTGTCACCGCATCGGCGAGCGCTCCTTCCACATTAGCGGCCGCCAGTTGCCTCTCTGCGTGCGCTGCTCGGGGACTTTCTCCGCCGCGGCCATTTCGCTGGTTTACCTGGCAGTCACTGCGCGCCGTCAAAGCGGGATGCCAGGCAAAAAATTCGCCCCGTTCTTCGCGCTCTTCTTCCTCGCCTTCGCCGTGGACGGAAGCAACTCCTACCTCTACCTCGTCAAAGAGACGACCGGCGCGTTCCGGCAAATTCCCAATCTCTACGTCCCCAACAGCGTCATGCGACTGTTCACCGGCTCCGGCATGGGGATGACGATGGCCGCCTTCCTCTTCCCGTCCTTCAACCAATCGGTCTGGCGGGACCTCGATCCGGCTCCGGTTTTCGAAAAGTGGTCCCGCTTCTTCGCGCTGATCGGGATCCTCGTCGTCGTTGACCTGCTCGTCCTGACGGAATCCCCCCTCGCGCTGTACCCCATCGCCCTCATCGGCCCGCTCGGCGCCCTCTCGCTGTTGACGATCATCTTCGCCATCGTCTGGCTGATGATCATGAAACAGGACAACACCTTCACGCGCTTTCGCGACCTGTGGCTCACCCTGCTGGCGGGCTTTACCCTCGCCATGCTCATGATCCTCACGATTGACCTGTTTCGATTACAATTGACTGGCACGTGGGGAGGCTTTCCCCTCGGGTAGAGCAAATTTTATTTTGCGGCACAAGGAAAACAAATGGACCTGCTCACCGGTATCTTTTCCGCCTTCGGACTCTCCGCCAGCGCGGGGCTGAACGCCTACATCCCCCTGCTGGTCATCGGCGTCATAGACCATTACACCGACCTGCTCACCCTCCAAAAGCCCTGGGACACGCTCTCCAATCCGTGGATCCTGATCCTGCTCGGCATCCTGCTCATCATCGAAATGCTTGCCGATAAAGTCCCCGCCGTCAACCACATCAACGACGTCATCCAGACCGTCGTCCGGCCGGCGGCGGGCGCGGTGGCGTTCGCGGCCAGCGCCAACGTCATCACGAACGTCCATCCCGTCCTGGCCCTGGGACTGGGGCTATTCGTCTCCGG
This genomic window contains:
- a CDS encoding F0F1 ATP synthase subunit alpha produces the protein MTDLIKQITSDLQKQIEAYQPEIGVSDIGTVSEAGDGIARVSGLTQVRSQELVQFANGVIGIAFNLEKDSVGVIIMGDYAEVTEGMQVRATGRIASVPVGDGLIGRVVNALGEPIDGRGPILTSGYRPIERVAPGVVYRQDVDTPVQTGIKSIDSMIPVGRGQRELIIGDRQTGKTALAIDTIINQKGKDLVCIYVAIGQKKAAVARTLGILERHGAMEHTIIVVASADEAAALQYIAPYAGCAIGEEFMETGRDALVIYDDLSKHAWAYRQVSLLLRRPPGREAYPGDVFYLHSRLLERAARLANQYVIVGKDFAEAEAGPKDGVDGKVYAGPLSKHEADEACKQMDGCKVVKVKGTGGSLTALPIIETLLGDISAYIPTNVISITDGQIFLEGNLFNAGIRPAVNVGISVSRVGGDAQTKAMKQVAARLRLDMAQFRELAAFAQFGSDLDKATQAQLGRGQRMQEILKQPQYAPMSLENQIIVLFAGTNGYADAVPVEKMRQWETDLARYMETSHPEIGRNIDAEKRITDDNRAALARALETFKISWQG